In one window of Myotis daubentonii chromosome 13, mMyoDau2.1, whole genome shotgun sequence DNA:
- the CTBP2 gene encoding C-terminal-binding protein 2 isoform X3 — translation MNGPLHPRPLVALLDGRDCTVEMPILKDLATVAFCDAQSTQEIHEKVLNEAVGAMMYHTITLTREDLEKFKALRVIVRIGSGYDNVDIKAAGELGIAVCNIPSAAVEETADSTLCHILNLYRRNTWLYQALREGTRVQSVEQIREVASGAARIRGETLGLIGFGRTGQAVAVRAKAFGFSVIFYDPYLQDGIERSLGVQRVYTLQDLLYQSDCVSLHCNLNEHNHHLVNDFTIKQMRQGAFLVNAARGGLVDEKALAQALKEGRIRGAALDVHESEPFSFAQGPLKDAPNLICTPHTAWYSEQASLEMREAAATEIRRAITGRIPESLRNCVNKELFVTTAPWSVIDQQAIHPELNGATYRYPPGIVGVAPGGLPAAMEGIIPGGIPVTHNLPTVAHPSQAPSPNQPTKHGDSREHPNEQ, via the exons ATGAACGGCCCCCTGCACCCCCGGCCCCTGGTGGCGCTGCTGGACGGCCGCGACTGCACCGTGGAGATGCCCATCCTGAAGGACCTGGCCACCGTGGCCTTCTGTGACGCGCAGTCCACGCAGGAGATCCACGAGAAG gtgcTGAACGAAGCCGTGGGCGCCATGATGTACCACACCATCACCCTCACCCGGGAGGACCTGGAGAAGTTCAAGGCGCTGAGGGTGATCGTGCGGATAGGGAGCGGCTACGACAATGTCGACATCAAGGCGGCCGGCGAGCTGG GGATCGCAGTGTGCAACATCCCGTCAGCGGCCGTGGAGGAAACGGCCGACTCCACCCTCTGCCACATCCTCAACCTGTACCGGAGGAACACCTGGCTGTACCAGGCGCTGCGGGAAGGCACACGGGTGCAGAGCGTGGAGCAGATCCGGGAGGTCGCCTCGGGAGCAGCCCGCATCCGCGGGGAGACGCTGGGCCTCATCGGCTTTG GTCGCACGGGGCAGGCGGTCGCCGTTCGAGCCAAGGCCTTTGGCTTCAGCGTCATCTTCTACGACCCCTACTTGCAGGACGGGATCGAGCGGTCCCTGGGCGTGCAGAGGGTCTACACCCTGCAGGACCTGCTGTATCAGAGCGACTGCGTGTCCCTGCACTGCAACCTCAATGAGCACAACCACCACCTCGTCAACGACTTCACCATCAAGCAG ATGAGGCAGGGGGCCTTCCTGGTGAACGCGGCCCGCGGCGGGCTGGTGGATGAGAAGGCCTTGGCGCAGGCCCTCAAGGAAGGCAGGATACGAGGAGCAGCCCTCGACGTGCATGAGTCGGAGCCTTTCAG CTTTGCTCAGGGGCCCTTGAAAGATGCGCCGAATCTcatctgcacgccccacacagcctggtaCAGTGAGCAGGCCTCACTGGAGATGCGGGAGGCCGCCGCCACGGAGATCCGCCGCGCAATCACAG GTCGCATCCCCGAAAGCTTACGGAACTGTGTCAACAAGGAACTCTTTGTTACAACGGCTCCTTGGTCAGTAATAGACCAGCAAGCAATTCACCCAGAGCTCAATGGTGCCACTTACAG ATACCCGCCAGGCATCGTGGGCGTGGCCCCGGGGGGGCTTCCTGCTGCCATGGAAGGGATCATCCCCGGAGGCATCCCCGTGACGCACAACCTGCCCACAGTGGCACACCCTTCCCAAGCGCCCTCTCCCAACCAGCCCACGAAACACGGGGACAGTCGAGAGCACCCCAACGAGCAGTAG
- the CTBP2 gene encoding C-terminal-binding protein 2 isoform X2 — translation MALVDKHKVKRQRLDRICEGIRPQIMNGPLHPRPLVALLDGRDCTVEMPILKDLATVAFCDAQSTQEIHEKVLNEAVGAMMYHTITLTREDLEKFKALRVIVRIGSGYDNVDIKAAGELGIAVCNIPSAAVEETADSTLCHILNLYRRNTWLYQALREGTRVQSVEQIREVASGAARIRGETLGLIGFGRTGQAVAVRAKAFGFSVIFYDPYLQDGIERSLGVQRVYTLQDLLYQSDCVSLHCNLNEHNHHLVNDFTIKQMRQGAFLVNAARGGLVDEKALAQALKEGRIRGAALDVHESEPFSFAQGPLKDAPNLICTPHTAWYSEQASLEMREAAATEIRRAITGRIPESLRNCVNKELFVTTAPWSVIDQQAIHPELNGATYRYPPGIVGVAPGGLPAAMEGIIPGGIPVTHNLPTVAHPSQAPSPNQPTKHGDSREHPNEQ, via the exons GTATCCGCCCCCAGATCATGAACGGCCCCCTGCACCCCCGGCCCCTGGTGGCGCTGCTGGACGGCCGCGACTGCACCGTGGAGATGCCCATCCTGAAGGACCTGGCCACCGTGGCCTTCTGTGACGCGCAGTCCACGCAGGAGATCCACGAGAAG gtgcTGAACGAAGCCGTGGGCGCCATGATGTACCACACCATCACCCTCACCCGGGAGGACCTGGAGAAGTTCAAGGCGCTGAGGGTGATCGTGCGGATAGGGAGCGGCTACGACAATGTCGACATCAAGGCGGCCGGCGAGCTGG GGATCGCAGTGTGCAACATCCCGTCAGCGGCCGTGGAGGAAACGGCCGACTCCACCCTCTGCCACATCCTCAACCTGTACCGGAGGAACACCTGGCTGTACCAGGCGCTGCGGGAAGGCACACGGGTGCAGAGCGTGGAGCAGATCCGGGAGGTCGCCTCGGGAGCAGCCCGCATCCGCGGGGAGACGCTGGGCCTCATCGGCTTTG GTCGCACGGGGCAGGCGGTCGCCGTTCGAGCCAAGGCCTTTGGCTTCAGCGTCATCTTCTACGACCCCTACTTGCAGGACGGGATCGAGCGGTCCCTGGGCGTGCAGAGGGTCTACACCCTGCAGGACCTGCTGTATCAGAGCGACTGCGTGTCCCTGCACTGCAACCTCAATGAGCACAACCACCACCTCGTCAACGACTTCACCATCAAGCAG ATGAGGCAGGGGGCCTTCCTGGTGAACGCGGCCCGCGGCGGGCTGGTGGATGAGAAGGCCTTGGCGCAGGCCCTCAAGGAAGGCAGGATACGAGGAGCAGCCCTCGACGTGCATGAGTCGGAGCCTTTCAG CTTTGCTCAGGGGCCCTTGAAAGATGCGCCGAATCTcatctgcacgccccacacagcctggtaCAGTGAGCAGGCCTCACTGGAGATGCGGGAGGCCGCCGCCACGGAGATCCGCCGCGCAATCACAG GTCGCATCCCCGAAAGCTTACGGAACTGTGTCAACAAGGAACTCTTTGTTACAACGGCTCCTTGGTCAGTAATAGACCAGCAAGCAATTCACCCAGAGCTCAATGGTGCCACTTACAG ATACCCGCCAGGCATCGTGGGCGTGGCCCCGGGGGGGCTTCCTGCTGCCATGGAAGGGATCATCCCCGGAGGCATCCCCGTGACGCACAACCTGCCCACAGTGGCACACCCTTCCCAAGCGCCCTCTCCCAACCAGCCCACGAAACACGGGGACAGTCGAGAGCACCCCAACGAGCAGTAG